The Carassius auratus strain Wakin chromosome 5, ASM336829v1, whole genome shotgun sequence genome includes a window with the following:
- the uap1l1 gene encoding UDP-N-acetylhexosamine pyrophosphorylase-like protein 1 — translation MLSFEAAKARLETAGQSHVLQFWSELSAEESSALLEEISQLKPEDLLEHCRAAVEAASRHSSADGRLDARMEPVPPEFIGSVRKSDKERLKMWGDEGLLQISQDRVAVLLLAGGQGTRLGVSYPKGMYNVGLPSGKTLYQIQAERIQKVQELANVKHGCRCTIPWYIMTSEFTLGPTEKFFRDNEYFGLCPANVVMFEQRMIPAVGFDGKIILEKKNKIAMAPDGNGGLYRALVDNKILEDMERRGVEYLHVYCVDNILVKMADPVFIGFCVNKGADCGAKVVDKAYPAEPVGVVCRVDGLYQVIEYSEIQPETAELRGPGGELLFSAGNICNHFFTRGFLKEVAEKFESQLKQHVAIKKVPFVDGEGNLVKPTKPNGIKMEKFVFDVFHFSKKFVAFEVLREEEFSPLKNADGAPLDTPTTARRSLLAQHYRWALAAGGNFLDEQDKPIPPKHSMAQNEDPPAICEISPLVSYFGEGLEKLLKQKNLKSPFLLDENEAKNLLQTT, via the exons ATGTTGTCATTCGAGGCTGCTAAAGCGAGGTTAGAAACTGCAGGGCAGAGCCATGTTTTACAGTTTTGGTCTGAGCTTTCTGCGGAAGAAAGCAGTGCGCTTCTGGAGGAGATTTCTCAGCTCAAGCCCGAAGACTTACTCGAGCACTGCCGAGCAGCTGTTGAGGCTGCAAGCCGACACTCGAGTGCTGATGGTCGGCTAGACGCGCGCATGGAGCCCGTTCCTCCAGAGTTCATCGGAAGTGTGCGTAAAAGTGACAAAGAAAGACTTAAGATGTGGGGTGATGAAG GGTTATTGCAGATTTCCCAGGACAGAGTGGCTGTTTTGCTGTTAGCTGGTGGTCAGGGGACTCGACTTGGAGTGTCATATCCCAAGGGCATGTACAATGTTGGGCTTCCAAGTGGGAAAACCCTTTACCAGATCCAAGCTGAGCGTATCCAAAAGGTGCAAGAGCTGGCCAATGTGAAGCATGGTTGTAGGTGCACAATACCATG GTACATAATGACCAGTGAGTTCACTCTGGGACCCACAGAGAAGTTCTTCAGAGACAATGAATATTTTGGTCTTTGTCCAGCCAATGTAGTCATGTTTGAGCAGAGAATGATACCAGCCGTCGGCTTTGATGGGAAGATCATCCtggagaagaaaaacaaaatagcCATGGCACCAG ATGGAAATGGCGGCCTATATCGTGCTCTAGTGGACAACAAGATTTTAGAGGACATGGAGAGAAGGGGTGTGGAGTATCTTCATGTGTACTGTGTGGACAACATCTTGGTGAAGATGGCAGACCCAGTCTTTATTGGCTTTTGTGTAAACAAAGGAGCAGACTGTGGTGCCAAG GTGGTGGATAAGGCGTATCCTGCGGAGCCTGTTGGAGTAGTGTGTCGTGTGGATGGTCTGTATCAGGTGATCGAGTACAGTGAGATCCAACCAGAGACCGCAGAGCTGCGAGGCCCAGGAGGAGAGCTCCTGTTCAGTGCTGGGAACATCTGCAACCACTTCTTTACCCGAGGCTTCTTAAAGGAAGTGGCTGA aaagtttgaaagtcagctgAAGCAGCATGTGGCAATCAAGAAAGTGCCATTTGTGGATGGAGAAGGGAACCTGGTGAAACCAACCAAGCCCAACGGCATCAAAATGGAAAAATTTGTCTTTGACGTCTTTCACTTCTCAAA GAAATTTGTCGCCTTTGAGGTGCTGAGAGAGGAGGAATTCTCACCCCTAAAAAATGCTGATGGGGCGCCTTTGGACACACCGACTACAGCACGCCGATCCTTGTTAGCACAACATTACCGCTGGGCTCTGGCAGCTGGAGGAAACTTCCTGGATGAGCAAGATAAACCCATCCCCCCAAAACATAG TATGGCACAGAATGAAGACCCCCCAGCAATCTGTGAAATCTCTCCACTTGTGTCATACTTTGGCGAG GGTCTGGAAAAACTGCTGAAACAGAAAAACTTGAAGTCCCCTTTTCTACTTGATGAGAATGAAGCCAAGAATCTTTTGCAAACTACATAA